In Peptostreptococcus equinus, the DNA window TCCTATGCCTATATCTATCTATCTCATTTTGAGTACAAATGCATTTTTTATCTGTATTATAATACCCGCACGGGCAAGGATTCATTGCGACTATGAAATGGATACAATTACACGATAGAAATTTCAAATGCACCCACCCTTATTATATAAAAAAGAGATGGAATTAATCCATCCCCCTCAAGTTCGATATTAAGCTACGCCTTAACTATTGGAATCCATAACTCCATTCTATAATCAGGACTACTCATATCACCTTCATAGTAATATTCAAAGTCAGGTTTTCCAGAATGAACATAGCCATGCTCAGGAAAGAATACCTCCATCGCATATTTCCATCCGTTATGAATGCAATCCGGAACACTTCCTTTTAACTCTACAATGGCATACTCTGCTTCTTCAACTTCCAAAACATCTAAGCCCATACTTCTTGCTTCGTCTACATCATTAACAATATAGCCCGCCATATAGTTTATTGTACTTGGATTTTCCACATCATGGCAAACGCCCATACTTTGACCACTTCCCAAACTTGCAAGTTCATCATGACTGTATTTTTCATACAGCTTATCCCAGACACTTGGACATAATGATGAATTGATGCTTTGTTCATTTACCCCTGCAACTGTAAAGGCTTTTTTCTTTTGAATTGTAATGTTCATGCTTCTTCCTCCTCTTACACTGAGTGCTAATTGCACTCGTGATACTAATTTGAACGGTTTCCCATTTCTTACCTCAGAAGGAGTAAATCCATGAAAATTCTTAAAAGCTGTTCCAAATGAATCCGATGACTCATATCCGAATTTGAAAGCAACATCAATAATCTTTTCATCCGTATCTCTTAAAATAACGGCAGCTTCTGTTAATCTTCTGCTTCTTAAATATTCTGAGAGCGTTATTTCGGTCAGAATAGAAAACAAGCGACTGAACATTGAATAAGAGTATCCTGATAACTGAGTTACTTTCTTTTCATCAATTTCATCATCAAGAACTGTTTCAAGATAATCAATCGTATTGTTAAACGACTTGATAATATTCACTTCAATTCCCCCTTTCTTTCGGTTTATTTTAGTATAGAGGAAAATTTTTTTTCCTACCCTACAATATTCGTACAAGTTTTATAGGTTTTATCTCATAGAAACTTATAACTTGCTAAATTCAACAAACTGTCATTTATCGATTTTCAATCATCAATTCTTTACATTTCCATTCTTCTCCCAAAACATAATATATTTCTGTCTTGTCAAGAATTACATCATCAAAACCTACTGATTTATAACAGAAATATGCCGGTTCATTGTTTTCAAAAACACTTAATGAAACCTTTTTTGCCCCATAAATTTCAAATGCGAACTTCAAACCTAACTGAAGCATTAGCTTGCCA includes these proteins:
- a CDS encoding AraC family transcriptional regulator, translated to MNIIKSFNNTIDYLETVLDDEIDEKKVTQLSGYSYSMFSRLFSILTEITLSEYLRSRRLTEAAVILRDTDEKIIDVAFKFGYESSDSFGTAFKNFHGFTPSEVRNGKPFKLVSRVQLALSVRGGRSMNITIQKKKAFTVAGVNEQSINSSLCPSVWDKLYEKYSHDELASLGSGQSMGVCHDVENPSTINYMAGYIVNDVDEARSMGLDVLEVEEAEYAIVELKGSVPDCIHNGWKYAMEVFFPEHGYVHSGKPDFEYYYEGDMSSPDYRMELWIPIVKA